The following DNA comes from Magnetococcales bacterium.
CAGCGGCAACAGCGTTTGGAGTGGAACCGGTCATGGGACCGCTGAGTTTCCGGCTTGATAGCACTTCGGCGTAGCATCAGGCTGATACACTATTGTCCGGCCCGAAGGAGGCGGCCAGGTGATATCGTGAGATTCCGATAAATCCCCCTCTGGTCGGCCTGCTGAAATCTTCCATGCCCCCGACTTGACATTGTCGGGAGAGTCCTTATACTGCGTCGATATTCAGAATATTACCACATGGTAATATGCCGGTGCCGGACACCCCGAAGAGTGCGTCCCCCAAGGCTTGCCACGCTGGACGGAAGGAGCGAAAAGAGCATGAAACTTGCCGTGTTGATCTACGAAGGACCCTACAATCACGAAGCCTCGGATTCGGCGTACAACTTCATCCAGGCGGCCCTGGCCCGGGGGCATGAGATCCGGGGCATCTTCTTTTACCACGATGGCGTTTACAACGTCACCAAGCTGATGGAGCCTCCCCAGGACGACCGTCACATCGCCAAGCGCTGGTCCGAGTTGGGGGCCAAGGGTATCGATATCGTGGTCTGCATCGCCGCCGCCAAGCGTCGCGGCATCGTTGACGACGTGCTGGTGCCCAACGTGCGCATTTCGGGACTGGGTCAACTCACCATGATGGCGATCGAGGCGGATCGTCTCGTGGCCTTTGGCGACTGAAGGAGGCAGCCATGTCTGGTGGTGAAGTCAAGAAGATCATGTTCACGGTCCGCAAGGCTCCTCACGGATCGATCTATGTTTACGAAGGCCTGGAGGTCAAACTCATCATGGCCGCCTACGACGCCGACATCTCCGTGGTCTTCATGGACGACGGCGTCTTTGCCCTCAAGGAGGGGCAGAACACCAAGGAGTTGGGCATCAAGGGCTTTGCCGCCACTTACGGCGCCATGGTGGACTACGAGATCTCGAAGATCTATGTGGATCGCCAGAGCATGGAAGAGCGCGGCATGAGCGAGGATGACCTTCTGGTCATCGGCGAGGACGAAGACACCGAGGAGCCCATCAAGCCCCAGGTGGTCGATGCCGCCGAAATCGCCGCCATGATGGCCGAACAACACAATATCCTGGTCTTCTGACGAGGGGAGGTTTCCATGCTGCACACGGTCAACAAATCGCCCTTTCTGAACGGCACCCTGGAGAGCTGCCTGCGCTTCGTCTCCGAGGGGGATTGCGTTCTCCTCATGGAAGACGGCGTCTATGCCGCTGTCGCCGACACCGCCCGCTCCGCGCTGGTGGAAGAGGCTTTGGGCAAGGTGAGCGTCTACGCCCTCTCCGCCGATCTCAAGGCGCGTGGTCTCGACAACCTCATCGAGGGGGTCAAGGTCACCGATTACAACGGCTTCGTCGAACTGGTCGAACAGCACAAGACCCACTCCTGGCTGTAAGCGGAACGCGCCCCCGGGGTTTCGGCCCCGGGGATGCGGTGTCGCAGGTGGCGTCTTGACACGAGATTCCCGTTTGCCGACCCGGTGGCGAAGTCCTTCCGCCGGGTGGGTTGACGGGAACGACAAGGAGGGAATGACGGTGGCAGGGATTCGTTCGTTCGTTTTCTTCCTGGCAGCCCTGGCGGTACTTCTGTCCGGGGTGGCTCCGGTCGCCGCCGGCGGTCCGGTCAATCTGCAGAAACCCAAGGGCGAGGCCTGCATCCGGCCCACCGACTGGATGCGGCGCAACCACATGCAGTATCTCAAATCGCTCCGCGAAGAGACGGTGCGGCAGGGAGTTCGGCAGCCCAAGGAGAGTTTGCAGGG
Coding sequences within:
- the tusD gene encoding sulfurtransferase complex subunit TusD encodes the protein MKLAVLIYEGPYNHEASDSAYNFIQAALARGHEIRGIFFYHDGVYNVTKLMEPPQDDRHIAKRWSELGAKGIDIVVCIAAAKRRGIVDDVLVPNVRISGLGQLTMMAIEADRLVAFGD
- the tusC gene encoding sulfurtransferase complex subunit TusC, translating into MSGGEVKKIMFTVRKAPHGSIYVYEGLEVKLIMAAYDADISVVFMDDGVFALKEGQNTKELGIKGFAATYGAMVDYEISKIYVDRQSMEERGMSEDDLLVIGEDEDTEEPIKPQVVDAAEIAAMMAEQHNILVF
- the dsrH gene encoding sulfurtransferase complex subunit TusB, which encodes MLHTVNKSPFLNGTLESCLRFVSEGDCVLLMEDGVYAAVADTARSALVEEALGKVSVYALSADLKARGLDNLIEGVKVTDYNGFVELVEQHKTHSWL
- a CDS encoding Hdr-like menaquinol oxidoreductase cytochrome c subunit translates to MAALAVLLSGVAPVAAGGPVNLQKPKGEACIRPTDWMRRNHMQYLKSLREETVRQGVRQPKESLQGCPACHQSRTQFCDRCHTYVGVAPDCFECHNYPE